The Gossypium hirsutum isolate 1008001.06 chromosome D03, Gossypium_hirsutum_v2.1, whole genome shotgun sequence genomic interval CACTCTCTCAGTTCCCTTCCTTCTTCCACGTGTCCCCGATATTTTTTCTCCTAGATCACTCCGTACATTTTTCAGGTGattttaattttctctgaaagttcttttttaaaaaatatatatatataaagagaaaaaaaactaaaattggtTTGATTTAGTGCTGAATGGGCTATGGCCGAACCATTGCCGACGGCGGATGGGGTGAAGGAGAACAAATTATGGAAATGGGTCTTTGCTGTCAGTGGAATCTTGATTACTCTTGTCATCTATGGGGTTTTACAGGTTcttcgtttttctttttaaaaaaatggtgtaTATTTCTTTATTTGTTGCTTTTGTCTGTTTATAATAGGATCTCTGTTCTTAATTTTTAATTGCATTGTTTGTTTTTACCTAAAAAAGATTGTTATTTTGGGTtcttttaaaagttaattaaatgTCTTTTCTGAATGTAAACTGTTTACAAGAAAGAAACATTAGATTTTAATATCTTTGTCTGGAGCTTCTAAAACGATTGATTTTAGTAAATCATGCAAGCCCAGGAGGTTTATTTTTTATGCAAATGGAGGATCTGGGTACTCTTTGATTGTTTGGAAAtttgaatatgaaaataaaaattgggaATTTTAGCAGTGCTGATGATATATCAGAACGACTCTTATATATTTCCTCGCTAAAATGTAAGTTACATTTTTTTGGGTGAGTTTCTCTATATTAGAATTGAAGATTTGGCTTTTAATTCCAGATGAAAGCAGTTGGTTTTTTCTAGTTTAAAGGGTACCTAAATAAATACTAAGAATACTAGAGAAGACACTTAAGCCATTAATGTCTTACTCTATTAATTATAAGAAGTATGATTATTTGGTAGTGGTAGCATGATGATCTTTGCTCATGTTATGTGCATGTAGTTATTGTCTACGAAATGGTTTAGTTGTGTTCTCTTGCAATGTGTTGATGGAAGTTTTACTCTCATACAGGAAAAGATCATGAGAGTTCCTTATGGGGTAAACAAAGAATATTTTAAGTACTCGTTATTTCTTGTTTTCTGCAACCGCATCACAACATCTGCGGTCTCTGCTGGTTCTTTAGTGGTATGTAACTGTTACTCGGAAGTTGCTACAACTGTGTGATGAACCATCTCACAGGAAGATGGCAAGATTGGcagacatattttcattttttttgggtCTTTATCTAGGCAAGTAAGAAGGCATTGGATCCTGTTGCTCCGGTCTATAAGTACTGCCTTGTATCAGTAACAAACATCCTAACCACAACATGTCAATATGAGGTAAAGCTATATCCCTTATCCTTTAGATGCAATTATGGTATAATAATTTTAGTGACAACATTTCTGTTTTCAGGCCCTCAAGTATGTAAGCTTTCCGGTTCAGACTCTTGCTAAGTGTGCAAAAATGATACCTGTTATGGTAAGTTTTGCATGACTAATAATGAAGGCTTATGTATTTGATTTATCCAAGTGATTGCACAAGTTTTTGGACTTAAATTTCACCCATTTCAAGCTAAATACTAGTTCCCCTTATTTCTTATCAGTCTCAAGTGGCAAAgtcatcttattttattttgtttttccacACAGATTTGGGGCACTTTCATCATGCAGAAGAAATATAAGGGTTTTGACTATTTGGTGGCTTTTCTGGTGACCCTAGGTTGTTCGATATTTATCCTATTTCCGGTAAAATTCTGGTCTTTGTCAACAACACTCACTCTGTTCTCTTCACGGTTGTTTAGGCCTTGAATGCCAGTGATAATTCTCAATGGGTCTTCATTTCTTTATATAAGAGCTTGATTGGTGGATGGAGGCTACTAtaggatatatatattttaaattataaggcATTGAACCATGGAATTATGAATAGACATTGGTTACCTTCACAGGTGATGCATTGCTATAAGTGATTTTCTTTTAACTGCATATAGCTTCTTCTAGATTGTGCCACAACTTTGTTTCTCTTCGAACTAATTCTGCTTTCATTGTAGGCAGGAACTGATTTTAGTCCATATGGCAAAGGAAGAGAAAATACTGTTTGGGGCATTTCTCTGATGGTTGGTTATCTTGGGTATCGACCTAAACTTAGTTCCTCTCACTATAAAAGATACTTTCTGATACTTTTTGTAATTGGATCTTTGAAATATAAAGTGATATATGTACCTTTATAAGACCAAAATAACAATTACTGATTTTCTGCTCTTTCTTACCAAGGATCTTTAGGCTAAAGTATTTCTTTAATGTCAATTGAACTAGCATTGCTGTTCTGAGTGCTTTTTGGAGAAATAGTTTTCATAGATGCTAGTTTCTATTTTTCACAGGTTTGATGGCTTTACAAGCACATTCCAAGATAAATTATTCAAAGGCTATGATATGGAAATACACAATCAGATATTCTACACAACATTGTGTTCTTGCGTTCTCAGCTTGACAGGTAAAAATTCCTTCTACCTACACATAGAAACGATCTTCTGTTTTTACCTTTATGTTTGATTTGTTTCCATTGCATTTTACTGATTGATTACTCATGATCAACTCTTCTCTGTTGGATTTAGGTCTTATATTTCAGGGACATTTACTGCTAGCTGTAGATTTTGTTTATCGCCACAATGATTGTTTTCTTGATATTGTATTACTCTCAACCGTAAGTGATCTTCGCTTAAAACTGTTCTAGTTTTAATAGTCTCTAACTGATTATAGGATGGTCAGTCATACTCTTCTTTGATTGTCCAATACTTATTGGGAAATACCTACTGTGGGGTTCTAAAGTTAGGTGACTATATGTTATAGGTAGCAACAGCCAGTCAATTTTTCATTTCTTACACGATTCGTACATTTGGTGCTCTCACATTTGCTGCCATAATGACCACAAGACAGGTACCGTCAAGTTTATTGTTTCATTTCCTCCTAATGCTATATTTCTGATTGAATCGAGATTCTTCAAACTCTTTTTTGTTGTTTAAGCTGGTGAGCATCATGCTGTCATGCATTTGGTTCGGCCATCCCCTTAGCTGGGAACAGTGGATTGGGGCGGTAAGTTTCGAAACACACACATATTTTACATTCTAGTTGATTTCGAAAGCTTGATTATGTATTCGATGCCTTGATCAGATCATCGTGTTTGGCTCCTTGTACTCCAAAACCTTCTGGAAGAAAGTGTCACCAGCTCCCACTCCTCCACAACAAACAGAAAATGGATCTTCGAGTCCTTTGAAAGGGATCCCTTAACGAGGTCAATTTGGCATCAGTAACCGCAACTGGTTCTGGTCGGGTAAGAGTCTGCCTATGTTAAAGCTGCATTTTGAAGCTTGTCGGGGCAAGGTTTTGTTCGAATGGTTTTTTATGAAATCCGAATTGAAATTTTgggtgaaaaaaatgaaaataggaacACTCCATTTTCATTGGAGGAGCATTATGAACTACAAACTAACTAAATCCCAGAGACACTCtttgtttttgtgtgtttttgcTTACAATAGGAACTTATATGTATAAGCAACTGCTGAGGCCATTTGATTTTGAGGTATTTTCTATTCAGATTATGAAAGAGAAGTTGGGGAGATTTTTTAATCAAGCAGGGTGGTTTGTTGATGTTGCTTTTCATtcttttaaataataagtaaagttaatttggaattttattaataaacattttatgtGGACCTAAATGTGAAGAATTTTGCTAAATGATTAGCCATGTTGTCccaagtattatttttattttttgggtaaatataatcttattaaaattttaatatctttatGATCCTTTTAATTTATTGATTGAACTGTGGGAATCGAAAGTTTAACTTCTTATAAGACAAATAGAATATATTAGAAATATCATATggaaatataacatataataaatatggGTTGATATACAAATTTGAtgagagaaaatattttattttaaaagttatttttataaaaaagtgtATTCAAGAATTAATACGGGTTGAATCTTTAGAAAAGGTAAAaagactattaaaataataacaataatcatttaataaaatgacgtgttaatcatttttaattgaattagtaTCTGATTAACTCATAACACCATATTAATAATATAGATGCTTCCCatttaaaaagatattttgaTGGATTCTCCTAAATAGTAAATGCACtttcaattgaaaaataaaagcaaaaacaaaatgcATTTTCACTCTTATGAATTATTCTTTTGACTATGAGCATTTGCAATATCAAATTAACATCTCtaccatatatattaaaaaaaaatcccccATGGGGTAATTGCTTGACACCTGGTAAGTTCAACTTTTTAagcgttttttttttaattttaatgcagttataaatttataaaatattttatttttatttttaatatatgtaactggtttttttattatataaatttgagaatttttttttagcttttttacACTTTACTTTTTACACATACaacatttaatttgtttttaaattatgtatttaaaattatcCATCCACTGGagaatataaatgttaaaatattcctACTGTTATGAATaccttattaagtggatgtctattataattaaaataaaattttaatgtactttaaattttaatagttattagaattagatctctacttcttttatactttttatgtctataaatagagactctgaagaAATATTGTAATCATCCATTTGACCAATAAAATAcattctcttttgttttcatattttatttgttctttattctctccatctctctttattttataacacgttattagCACGATgttgctcaaagtgatagttcaTTTTATTgacgatcaaatttatccttcatgattttcaatatctttgatggcaatatgaaaattttttataggaagtttcttttatttaatgtttcatatctgattattatttttcattcttctttcattatatgttatcattgttttgattaacttattttaacttttgtttttaaggatggtgaaagatttgataccGTTATCTATATGAAATCGAGAAGTAAGTTCACTCTCAAAATTTACTTTTTGGTATTTGCTTGGGGATGATATCTTTTTTTTCATTACAAAGAATGTTTATAATCACAACTTCTCATCCATGGTAACGTAAGTTAATCTAatcaacttcttttgaaatttgacttgatttctattaaaaagtttaatttatataattcactatccgtatctctatgaatttataaaatcctTCACATATTTAGTTATTGGGATTTTTATGTgaagataaatatatttttttcattttaatagaattgattggtttaattttgatttttaaaaagatatatgaTTATTGCGGAATATGAGTAAAAATACTTACTTGTTATGAACTTTGGGATATTCACCTGTCTGtgataatttcatatcattgtaaaatttgagatgaaattatgtcataagaggtggaggttagaaaatgtttatgtttaaacttttatagctataaagttattttaatttgacattataatttttttttgttgtggtatgatatataaaatatatattatctaaccacaatgatttattagtgacatgaatttattatttgttacgtttaatatatgttttatttatatctattcattttatttttatatgaataaataagattttatttaaaataaattaagcattcattaaggttatacaataaaataattatatggtcctgaagagctaatattgcataaaaatgtaaaaagctCTTTAAGGGCTTATATTTTAGCTCCTTGTgatgcaaaattttataaaacatattattgTTTTTCAGATTAAGAAGATATATGTTGAATAAAACCTTcatgtgttttacattaaaactatatatatataaataacatgagatactcatgtatttgtattatatatatttcctGAAGGAATATATTACgctatatgattgaaatatctaatgtgctCTTGTAGTTgcaatattgtgaaaatgactttAATAGTATTTTCAAACGATCTTATACCTTCTAGTGGCTAAGCAAAATAATAAGTTACTAATGAAAAACTATGAAATTCTTCCCACTAGTTTTGTTTCATTCTCTGAAGTGAATGTAACAGTACATAacaatatgaaaaatgaaaatacagATATCATGATTGTTGTTGTAATTGAGGATGTGATTaaagactaatcatgacaacatgaatgtTTTGGGATTAGatagagtttgatttgaaatccatgcatgttttgggatggtgattatgaaataaagaatcaatggaggcGTTTCAATTGAGGCGTGTAGAAGTCTATCCTACTAAATTTATTACATTCCCTAAAGTGAatacaaacataaagaaaataaaagatataaccatagaccactaaaagtgggaacatagtaataaataagagaacaatgagagttctcaagataactcttcaaagggtaaagataacttatgttatcaatgtgatacgAAAGATTATTAGCCACATATATGACATATGCCTAAATATTTTGTTtatgttaatattctttgagaaaggatatgagaatgtagtaataaattctatcattatagataaaaagtatttatcttatttggtattgcaacaaacaaatattattccaatatttgatagtacagaattagttgaaagctcctgaagagctaatatatcattATCTAAAGAAGTACAAAATTTGTGATggctaatataaattttttttagatatttgaagattttggcatattccctaaagcgaatattgcatataattgtttgaaaattatatttattttgctgacttagtgacattataatcttcacattgatttagacatttccggtagtaaatgtcacaatagcacttatatgtggatacaaagtaaaaggaatgatagtaaaactattaatttgttacaatttagtacaattgaaacacatgttaaaagtaaactagaagtttactgatacaaatacatttacaacttggcgtgaccagttagaccatcctagGTCATATATGAtacgaaaattaattaagatttcatatggaaattcattaaaaaatcagaaaattctttaatttaaaagaattctcatatgttgtttgttctcaataaaaattgattattagaaagtcactagctaaagttgagatttaatgtcttgcattttttaaataaatatgagcccattcatccaccatgtggatgattttgatattatatgattttggtagatgcatttaccaaataatcacatatgtgttatcaatttgcaacCTGTCGTTtacaaaattttttgtttaaataattaatttcagatcatgcaattaagacaattcatcttgctaagaCTGATGAATTtatatctcaatcttttattgattgagtttaaaaAACTTTCGTAAAAGTttgcgcataatggtttagagaaattattgattaaacacctctgattaatgtctaaatcattacttatgagaactaagcTTCCTATTTCAACACgatattatgttgatttacgtgttatacgcatcaagccaataagttataaatactcgccattacaattggtttttgatcaagagctaaatattttcatctttgaatttttgtatatacgtatatgttccaattgctccaccacaatgcacaaagatgagtgaatcctcaaagaaagttgggaatatatattaattacaagtttctttgtattattagatgttttgaatgcattggagattcaattatgacattatttgtgattacaattttgattcactagttttcccgacattaggaggagagaaataataacttgtaatgagttaggaggagagtaatttgaaccagaagttcaataaagataactcattacaagttaactattagatgtatttacaaacttaatgagaataaccaagtgctatataccatctaatattttaatttgaatcaaagtcctagtaggacaatcagttagaataaataatagattgatcggttccaaagatgaaaaattcttctaaatggtCATATAATGGAGGCGagtgctccagaagagacccaagatataactaataagtaaaactccagaagagatttaggtacctgaatctgaattttaaaataatgaaaataagaaatctcgataagttatgtcaatttgagaaaatgtagaaccaaataataaaagtggtcgacaatgattttgcatgtaatattattattgaaataatgaaataaaaagaggatcttgaataaatctattgagaaatataaatatagaataaattgatcaaaatagaaagacgcaactcaaatacaattaaattcgtggagtttttggaccagtagtccaaatatctaaaggtataaagccagtaaGAGTGCAATTGAAGTAAttttgcaaaagcggaataaatatataaagtttttcattaagtcatggcattgattatgaaaagatataatattcttttgtggtagatgcaataacctttagatatattattaaattgacaattcataaaagatttaacttgcgtctaatggttattgttataaccttttatgaatcattatgtagtaaagtttatattaaaatccttgaaggatttagaatgcaaaaagcatattaaaattctcaagaaattgttcatttatatgaattgaaataatttgaacatatgtggtaaatttgacttagtgaatagtagttgaaggaggattataaaatgatccaaaatacctatttgtgtttttataaaaaaatcatgattaaagtttgttatgattattgttgaatctcctgaagagatcaaaatatatttccctaaaattttccctcactcataattttcaaaagaatggtgatataaatgcttagcaatacattcaaatagtcatttgaaaaactagtatttaaGAGTGAAtatgtagaatatgagaaagtatgtgatgtttttaTGAGGGGGAGTaattgtactctttttcccttaaccgaggttttgtctcattgggttttcctagtaaggtttttaataaggcagcatattatgcgtattatagattgtgtactttttttccttcattaggtttttatcccacatggtttttcctaataaggttttaacgaggtacgttatctaccaatggacatccaaggtggagtgttatgaatatcttattaagtggatgcctATCATGAtatagataaagttttaatgtactttaaattctaatagttattgtaattagatctctacttcttttatacttcttttgcctataaatagatactctgatgaagcattgtaatcatccctttgATCAATAAAGAAcattctcttttgttttcatattttctttgttctttattctctctatctctctttattttataacacctacaacatattttaaaaatttttaaattaaattttttgtttcatttttaaatactttatatattGGTGAGGATTTATATCCAATccatttgaaaataattaaaagttaacaAAGTAAATGATGATTtacatgaaaaatattaaaaaacattaTTGGCGTTGTCAGGCCGAAAGTGTGCCAGAATCCGATGGATGTTGGTTACGAGGAGGATTTCTTCGTAGTTGGGGTTTTAGATCTTTATCTTtatcttcttcatcttcatcttcagcTCGAGCTTCATCTTCATCTTTATCACATTCCTCTGTGCTTGAGTGTTGTGTCGTCCTAGGTTGCCATCGTATATCGTCGTTTGTAGTAACAAATGGTTCCGAAGATAGGCCACCCCAGTAGAACAATGATGCTGAGAGTGTTTGCGACACTATCAACGGATGTATGGTGTCGCATAACCCAATTATGGACAAATTGTTGGAATTGTCGAAGATAGTGAATACATCAGCGTTGTTGTTGACATTGGCACTCCATATGGTGCTAGGATAGATGTGGTGCAAAAAATAAACCTGTAGAAGATGTTAATACATGGTATAGTGGTGCATAATGTGGTgcttgtataaaaaaataaggtTAGTGAAAGCACCAGAATAATGTGAACCATACTGACCGAAAGGtggtgtaacactccaaacctaaTAATACTCACATACCACAAAAGTAACACAATAATACTAAATCCTGTTCCACATAATATCCATCACAAATATTAATTAGTGCACAATCTTCCAAAGTCCTACTATCATAGATTAGCGAAAGTCCTAACGTAATATTTAAAAAGAAGTTAAAAGCTTGACCGAGCTCCAGTGGCACCGAACCGTTCAAGACTGAGATCCACCTGAAATCCAATCAATAACAAAATGAGTTGTGAACTTAGTGCATAAAAGATATTTGCTTAACTAGTCCTCACTTATAAAATAATTCCAGATTCAAAGTTTTACTTTGATACAGACTAAATTTCAGTTCAGATTCAGAGCATATTAGttacacatatgtatatatgcaaATTCAGTTCTAGATGCAGTACAAATCAGATTCAGATGTAATAATCTTACCCCCAACCGCTATATACCGTCTTCGGTCATCCCAACACACCGTTAAGGATATTCAatgcccatccaaccctacacaccttaGAGTGTCCATTTGACACTTTTAAAGAGACGCAGCTTAACTGCTAAATCAGAAGGCAATGAAACGCCAAAATCAGATTTATACACATTATGGCTTAACCACTATTTCAGTACAGATTACTTCTTTCTTCGCAACACCCTCAACCCGTGTAAATGCAAAACACAAATATTTGTACCAATTATTCAATCATTCTAATTATTTcccaaacaaataaaataatgtcATTTCAGAATAAGCATTATGGTATACATACAACTATGTTATGCACACATCGGTCTCATAATATCAGACAActtctatataatcaaattcaatcattCACACAGAGAGGAAGCCAGTATCAGTGTTAAATAACATTCACGACCTCAAAAATAGATTTCGGGCCCCAGTAACATGTCACACAACCTGGTCACAAGCCCATGTGTCTTGCCAGTGTAGTTTTGAaacataaacagtgagttacacggcctagacacaagtTCGTGCCTCTGCCTATgtgattcacacggcctgagTACACACCCGTGTCCTTGACTGTGTGGTTTTATttcacaaacagtgagttacacggtcaagacacaagcccgtgtgccttgCTCGTGTGGTATTGTACCACAAATAGTGAGTTACAAGGCTttgacacacgctcgtgtccattGCCTGTGTGAACCCTACACTAATATGgccacacacggcttagacacacacccatgtccctacCTGTGTAGCCCCAAATcgatgaacagtgagttacacgaccatgtggctcacacaacctggacacacgcccgtgtgcctagttGTATGGCATTGACAACCACCATTTTCGAAGACCGAAACTTACAAAAATTAAGGTTTCTGATACGCACCTGGTTTCGTTTGATGGAAAAACAATGTGAAGACTAcccgaaacctaattaactatacAATAATCAATAACACCAttgttttcaatattttcttaaaatcacCTACGGTTAAGATTATGTCGAAAGTTTCAACGTAACCCCAACTTAAATCACATACTTACCTTGCACGAAACAAAGGGAATTAGACTAACACGGCAGAGTCACCACTATTGTAGTATCCTCACCTAAAAAGTAACCAATCGAGTGTTTAACAGAACTTCAAGCAAACGAGCAAAATCCCGTTTGGACAGAATAGTGTTAACACAATAGAAAacgcaaaaaataaataaataaataatgacaaAACTTACACAATATCAACCTCACAAGCAATGATGGATTCCCAATTCAAGCAAAAATCAATTGCAGTaagaagaacaaaaataaaagaaaagaaaacatgaagataaggaaccaaaattttgaaaaagaacgATAGAATTCTtcataatgttttaaaataaccACCATCCCACCTTCTGGCAATTGCAAAAATATTTCCTAATGCATACGATGGGACTCGAACTCGAAACTAAACAAAATATAGACAGATGCTTAACTAGTGAACCAACAGGTTCATTCTTGACACCGATTTACCTAGAATTGCACTTAACCACCTAACACATGGATAAtggcttttttttaaataacaaaacttTTAACGATGTTACTCGAACCCGAGACTTTAAACACAAAAGCAGAGGACAGAACCAGAGATACAGAAATTAATTATTGCAGATTCTCAcaattatactcttaaatttttggggcattacaggcGGTGCCTTGTGTGAGGTTGGAGCTGATGATGACTTTATTGAGGCATGTACTCCCAACCTAAGATTCATGTGGAGTCGTCTTGGCCTCTTACGATGACATTGCCTACTACTTTCCTCCTTTAGAAGTAGATATGACTTACCATGATTTCTAAATCATGTCATGTAATCAAAGAGGTTGCCAAATACAGTATTAGAATTAGTTTACGCATAGATATGAAATCATACATATACTCCCAAATGCAGATATATTTGGCGTGAAATTTCACTCAATCTTTGTCAGTTCTCACCTGCAAGTCAACCTTGTGTAGTTCTTCAATGTCCTAGGGTGACGGCGGAATACTTTGCCTAAACCCAAACTTGCGTATTACATGATCAGATTCATGCATCTTTATTGTCACAAAAACTATTAATGGCACATTGACGTGCCAAATATTGTAGTTGACCAAAAATTTGGCCAAGATGCATTGTTGAATTCTCGAATCAGCgtatgacatccattcaaactattgtacgaaattataaattttattaagaacctaatattaatttcaaatctttacgtaaatattatataatttaaaattttaaaaattcaaaaactaacatcGACTTTCGATCGTTGATCTAA includes:
- the LOC107950291 gene encoding UDP-galactose/UDP-glucose transporter 5B; this encodes MAEPLPTADGVKENKLWKWVFAVSGILITLVIYGVLQEKIMRVPYGVNKEYFKYSLFLVFCNRITTSAVSAGSLVASKKALDPVAPVYKYCLVSVTNILTTTCQYEALKYVSFPVQTLAKCAKMIPVMIWGTFIMQKKYKGFDYLVAFLVTLGCSIFILFPAGTDFSPYGKGRENTVWGISLMVGYLGFDGFTSTFQDKLFKGYDMEIHNQIFYTTLCSCVLSLTGLIFQGHLLLAVDFVYRHNDCFLDIVLLSTVATASQFFISYTIRTFGALTFAAIMTTRQLVSIMLSCIWFGHPLSWEQWIGAIIVFGSLYSKTFWKKVSPAPTPPQQTENGSSSPLKGIP